From Chryseobacterium camelliae:
AGTATATAGATTGAAGCCATTGTCCTGCAAAAATTCCAGAACTTCAGCATTTCCGGCCTGGAATACCTGCATGCCGAACAGGCAGCCGACACTGGAACGGATGACATTGGGGTTGTAAAAATCCGTTTTTCCATCGGTCACGATCAATGCATCAATGCCGAATGCTTCACAGCTTCTCAGGATCGCGCCCAGATTGCCGGGTTTTTCAATACCTTCAACAACAATCACGGTAGATTGTGTGCCGGGTATAAATGAAGACAGCGGAAGTTCTTTAGTTTTGTAAACGCCGATAATTCCTTCTGAAGTTCCCCGGTAAGCAATTTTCTCATAGACTTTATCACTTACATAATGGATTTTCCCGTTTTGAGGAATATTCCCTTTGAAAATCGATTCACAGATGAAAAATTCTGCAGGTTCATAAGCGTATCGTATAGCACGATCATTTTCCTGCTGGCCTTCCACAGTAAAAAGCCCTGATTTTTTGCGGAACCGGTTGTCGGTAAGCAGACGGGATATATTTTTTATCTTATCGTTTTGTAAACTTTCTATGAGCATGCTGCAAAATTATGGAAAATATGTGATTAGGACAGTTCCGTTTTAATGAAAAGGTTTTTGACTGTAATTTGAAATGTAGTCTTGCCTCTCTGTTTTCTGTAGATGATAAGTGCGATAATCAATAAGACAGACAAAGCTTTAAACACGTTTCCGTACAAATTCCCTGAAACATTTTCTGCGACATTAAAAATCTCCCAGTATACATTCATAAAGAAATGAAGAAAAATAGCTGTCCATAAATTAAAATCGGTCTCAATGTAAACCCATGAAAATAGTGCTGATCCTAAAAATGTAATGAGAAATATCTCAATAAGTTCGGTAGTATCATGGACCTGGGCAAACAGCAGATTTAGGATAAGGATATACTGTAAAGGAGAACATCTCTTAAACTATATTTGAAATCTACCTAGACTTCTTTTTTAGGTTTTAAAAGAATCAGGCTGCCTATAAAAAGGCTAATACAACTTGCAATCCAAAGGTAGTACCCGATTCCGTAGCTGGTTATAGGATATCGATAACCGGCTTCATCAATCGTGATTTCACCTACGGATAAGTAGCAGAACGTAAGTACGACTGCAATAAGACTTAACACTGCTGATATTTTAGCCAGCCTAAAAAGCAGAAAGAAAGCCGAAATAAAAAAAATAGGATTGGCAAACCATGCAATTCCTCCACGCTCTGGTTCTGCCCAGCCAAGAAGAAGGCATGTCAATCCCCCTATTTCGTTATTACCTGAATACACTGCCGTGAAAGGAAGTGAGGCCATGAATAATACAAGGCTTATTAAGATGATGATGACTTGCTTTTTCATAGTTTTATTATTCTATTAAATTACTGTTATCAATAAGGCTTTGCGGTAATTCCTTTTTATTTTTAATACCCAGTGATTTCAGCTTCTGGGTCTGAATCACCAGATTATCATTTCCTGTGGAAAGCTGTTTGTAGGCATCATTGTAAAAGTTCTTGGCAAGATCAAGGTTCTTGCCTACTTTTTCAAGGTTCTCAATAAACCCGACAAATTTGTCGTACAGCTTGGCGCCTCTTTCAGCGATCTCCATCGAGTTCCTGTTCTGGTATTCACGCTTCCAGAGGTCGGCTATCAGTTTCAGGGAAGTGATCAGGTTGCTTGGGTTAAGCAGCAGGATCCTTCTGTCATAAGCATAATTCCAAAGGTTCTGGTCTGCCTGCATTGCAGCAATGTAAGCCGGTTCACTTGGGATGAACATCATCACGAAATCAAGTGATTTTCCATAATCATCATAGGCTTTCTGGCTCAGCTGCTGAATATGGTTCTTAATGGATGACAAGTGCTGGTTCAGCTTGATGATGTATATATCGTGATCCGTTTCATCCACAAGTTCAGTAAATGCTGTAAGGGAGACTTTGGAATCTATAATGACGTTTCTTTCATCCGGGTATTTTACCACGGCATCCGGCCTCATTTTTTTACCGGAAAATTCTGAGAAGAGTGCTTTATTGTCCTCATCCCGGAGCTCATGCTCAAGGAAGTATTCCTGTCCTTTCGTTAAGCCGGATTTTTCAAGGATGCTCTCCAGGATCATCTCGCCCCAATTCCCCTGGGTTTTGCTTTCTCCCTTAAGCGCACGGGTCAGTTTTTTAGCGTCTTCCGAGATCTGCTGGTTCAGTTCTGCCAGCTCCTTTACCTTTTCCGCCAATGAAAACCGTTCCTTGTTTTCTTTCTCATATGCTTCGTTCACGCGGTTCTTAAGGTCATTGATCTTTTCCTGAAAAGGCTCAAGGATGGTTTTCAGGTTATTCTGGTTGAGAAGTGTGAATTTTTCAGTCTTCTCCTCCAGGATTTTACTCGCCAGGTTTTCAAACTGGAGCTTGGCTTCTTCCTGGATTTTCATGATTTCTTTTTTCTGGCTTTCCAGGGACTGTTGCAGGCTTTCATTGATGGCCGAAAGCTCAGAATTTTTAGCATAGATATTCTGCTTTTCAGTCAGTAAACTTTCAATCTGGGAAGCCTGTTTCAGGCCTGCCTGCTTCTGCTCCTGAAACTGGGTATTCA
This genomic window contains:
- a CDS encoding TrmH family RNA methyltransferase, producing MLIESLQNDKIKNISRLLTDNRFRKKSGLFTVEGQQENDRAIRYAYEPAEFFICESIFKGNIPQNGKIHYVSDKVYEKIAYRGTSEGIIGVYKTKELPLSSFIPGTQSTVIVVEGIEKPGNLGAILRSCEAFGIDALIVTDGKTDFYNPNVIRSSVGCLFGMQVFQAGNAEVLEFLQDNGFNLYTTLMDETAEDIYTRNFTQKSAVLFGTEHSGLSDFWIGKGQNTLIPMAGSIDSLNLSNAVAITCYEALRQKKQQP
- the rmuC gene encoding DNA recombination protein RmuC encodes the protein MEMTYLIIGCIAGVIIGVIIAYFALKSSMVSRSSYDELNSLHIKSHSDLENSQQKIQELVQNANTEKELIQQQSDLMSDLKNELAKISAEYASLNTQFQEQKQAGLKQASQIESLLTEKQNIYAKNSELSAINESLQQSLESQKKEIMKIQEEAKLQFENLASKILEEKTEKFTLLNQNNLKTILEPFQEKINDLKNRVNEAYEKENKERFSLAEKVKELAELNQQISEDAKKLTRALKGESKTQGNWGEMILESILEKSGLTKGQEYFLEHELRDEDNKALFSEFSGKKMRPDAVVKYPDERNVIIDSKVSLTAFTELVDETDHDIYIIKLNQHLSSIKNHIQQLSQKAYDDYGKSLDFVMMFIPSEPAYIAAMQADQNLWNYAYDRRILLLNPSNLITSLKLIADLWKREYQNRNSMEIAERGAKLYDKFVGFIENLEKVGKNLDLAKNFYNDAYKQLSTGNDNLVIQTQKLKSLGIKNKKELPQSLIDNSNLIE